One window from the genome of Paramisgurnus dabryanus chromosome 20, PD_genome_1.1, whole genome shotgun sequence encodes:
- the rab23 gene encoding ras-related protein Rab-23 translates to MLEEDMEVAIKVVVVGNGAVGKSSMIQRYCKGIFTKDYKKTIGVDFLERQIIVNSEDVRLMLWDTAGQEEFDAITKAYYRGAQACVLVFSTTDRESFEAISSWREKVEMEVGDIPTVLVQNKIDLLDDTVIKNEEAEGLAKRLKLRFYRTSVKEDLNVNEVFKYLADKYLQRLKQQTAEETEVIHTSSNKIGVFNTTSGGHLNHSSDLNGREVVNLRPNKQRTKKTKHPFGSCRLL, encoded by the exons ATGTTGGAGGAAGACATGGAAGTGGCCATCAAGGTGGTGGTGGTGGGGAACGGAGCAGTCGGGAAGTCAAGTATGATTCAGCGATACTGCAAAGGCATCTTCACTAAGGACTACAAGAAGACCATTGGGGTCGATTTTCTGGAACGACAGATAAT AGTTAATTCTGAAGATGTGAGATTGATGCTGTGGGACACTGCTGGACAGGAGGAGTTTGATGCAATAACCAAGGCTTATTACAGAG GAGCTCAGGCCTGTGTGCTGGTGTTCTCAACTACAGACAGGGAATCATTTGAGGCCATCAGCAGCTGGCGAGAGAAAGTCGAGATGGAGGTTGGGGACATTCCTACAGTCCTGGTGCAGAACAAAATCGATCTGCTTGATGACACGGTTATCAAAAA TGAAGAGGCTGAAGGTCTTGCCAAGAGGCTGAAGTTGAGATTTTATCGGACATCAGTGAAAGAAGATCTTAACGTTAATGAAG TTTTTAAATATCTAGCTGACAAATATCTGCAACGACTCAAGCAACAAACAGCCGAGGAGACAGAGGTGATTCATACATCCAGCAATAAAATAG GTGTTTTCAACACTACCAGTGGTGGCCACTTGAATCATTCCAGCGATCTCAACGGCCGTGAGGTCGTAAACCTGCGACCAAACAAACAGAGGACCAAGAAGACAAAACACCCTTTCGGTAGCTGTCGATTGCTTTAA
- the bag2 gene encoding BAG family molecular chaperone regulator 2, producing MAQAKINAKLNDGSKGKFSRTISMADRSGRLLENLDQIEMRVEALREAATAMEQERESLIETIHLIQNSQEMRTICDGEKEELSLTANRLMSRTLTVSVSVDTIRNAQQEEALKKVTAIIDEIAAKMLEDLEGARGRLQALHAACVTEAPPVPIDQKFQTVIISCALEDQKKIKRRLETLIRNVDNAEKTIKIMDNQKVDQPGLANGK from the exons ATGGCTCAAGCAAAAATCAACGCTAAACTGAATGATGGATCCAAAGGGAAATTCAGCAGAACCATATCAATGGCGGACCGCTCCGGACGCTTACTGGAAAATCTGGATCAGATTGAAATGAG GGTGGAGGCATTACGCGAGGCGGCCACTGCTAtggagcaagagagagagagcttaaTTGAGACCATCCATTTGATACAAAACAGTCAGGAAATGAGGACCATTTGTGACG GGGAAAAGGAAGAGCTCTCTCTGACTGCCAACAGACTTATGAGCAGGACGTTAACGGTGTCGGTTTCTGTCGACACGATCCGAAACGCCCAACAAGAGGAGGCCTTGAAGAAAGTCACAGCCATTATTGATGAGATTGCTGCTAAAATGCTTGAGGATTTGGAGGGAGCCAGAGGAAGACTACAGGCCCTTCACGCCGCATGTGTGACTGAAGCACCACCTGTGCCTATTGATCAGAAGTTTCAGACTGTCATCATCAGCTGCGCCCTGGAAGATCAGAAGAAAATCAAGCGACGTCTGGAGACTCTTATCAGGAACGTGGACAATGCAGAGAAAACCATTAAAATCATGGATAATCAGAAAGTTGATCAGCCCGGTCTTGCCAATGGCAAATAG